In a single window of the Acipenser ruthenus chromosome 8, fAciRut3.2 maternal haplotype, whole genome shotgun sequence genome:
- the LOC117407475 gene encoding claudin-10-like, which translates to MNSMNLEIIALVVEFCGWVLVCCTLPIDYWKSASLDGNIITTAVLWSNLWKSCFTDSTGVTDCRDLSGILGQEHHIQACRGLMICCVTLGFFGAIFALFGMRCTRIGGTDTTKAKIACVAGGCYIVGGLCSLSAYSLYANRITAIFFDPTYMDQKYELGSPLFIGWSGSALCIVGGSIFCLINGKDSKSKRNIYSYTGGSSYITPNRKTQMSMREYRSQSKDSKTQRSMREYRSQSKDFDRDAYV; encoded by the exons ATGAATTCTATGAACCTCGAGATAATTGCCTTAGTCGTCGAGTTTTGTGGCTGGGTCCTGGTATGCTGTACCTTGCCTATTGACTACTGGAAATCGGCTTCACTTGATGGCAACATCATAACCACTGCTGTCCTCTGGTCCAACCTCTGGAAGAGCTGCTTCACAGATTCGACTGGAGTTACCGACTGCAGGGACTTGTCAGGCATACTGGGACAGGAAC ATCACATCCAAGCTTGCAGAGGCCTCATGATTTGTTGTGTGACACTGGGGTTTTTCGGAGCCATATTTGCCTTGTTTGGGATGAGGTGTACAAGGATTGGGGGAACAGACACCACCAAAGCTAAGATTGCCTGTGTGGCAGGAGGCTGTTACATAGTTGGAG GTTTGTGCTCTTTGAGTGCATACTCACTATATGCAAACAGAATAACTGCAATATTTTTTGACCCTACTTATATGGAccaaaa ATATGAATTGGGAAGTCCTTTGTTTATTGGCTGGTCAGGCTCTGCACTCTGCATTGTAGGTGGATcaattttctgtttaataaatggAAAAGATTCTAAGTCAAAAAG GAATATTTACAGTTACACTGGAGGATCATCATATATCACCCCTAACCGTAAAACTCAGATGTCCATGCGGGAGTATAGAAGCCAATCAAAAGACTCTAAAACTCAGAGGTCCATGCGGGAGTATAGAAGCCAATCAAAAGACTTTGACAGAGATGCTTACGTTTAA
- the LOC117406909 gene encoding claudin-10-like, translating to MNHYGFEIAAFLLCVTGWVLISSTMPTESWRVSTTEGTVIVTGNYYSNLWKMCVHGSTGVSDCKDFESMLAQPNYIKACRGLLIIGIILCTFGNIFSLVGMKCTKIGGSEKIKTRITFLVGLLHLLGGLTSLCAFSVYGNRVTSEFFDPNFQNIKYELGVGLFIGWSGSSVTLIGGSMYCYSTVKEGLFERKTYIYKGTTSYMKSQRSIRTYRYSPKQSGIDSFV from the exons ATGAATCATTACGGCTTTGAGATCGCTGCCTTCCTCCTGTGTGTTACGGGTTGGGTGCTGATATCCTCAACCATGCCTACTGAATCCTGGAGAGTGTCAACAACTGAGGGCACTGTCATTGTGACAGGCAACTACTATTCAAACCTCTGGAAGATGTGTGTCCACGGTTCAACTGGAGTGTCTGACTGCAAGGACTTTGAGTCTATGTTGGCACAACCAA ATTACATCAAAGCATGCAGAGGACTCTTGATCATTGGTATCATCCTTTGCActtttggaaacatattttcctTGGTCGGGATGAAGTGTACCAAGATTGGAGGATCAGAAAAGATCAAAACTAGAATTACTTTTCTGGTAGGATTACTTCACCTACTCGGCG GTTTGACGTCTCTGTGCGCATTCTCAGTGTATGGGAACAGAGTTACATCAGAATTTTTTGATCCAAATTTTCAAAACATAAA atatgAATTAGGAGTTGGTTTGTTCATTGGGTGGTCAGGTTCTTCAGTCACACTTATTGGTGGTTCAATGTACTGTTACTCAACAGTGAAAGAGGGACTGTTTGAAAG gaagacatacatttacaaaggaacaaCCTCCTACATGAAATCGCAGAGGTCTATAAGAACATATAGATACTCACCGAAACAGTCTGGCATAGATTCCTTTGTTTAA